A DNA window from Niabella yanshanensis contains the following coding sequences:
- a CDS encoding nitrous oxide reductase accessory protein NosL → MNQNHTISSLSKTLLVIASCCLIASLFVPIWSISLDAPQYPEGLGLQIWAGKLAGDVEIINGLNHYIGMKNLHNDDFVEFTLLPFIIVVYALLFLWAAVNGKRKLLYLALAAFIVFGIVAMVDFWKWEYDYGHNLDPNAAIKVPGMAYQPPLLGFKQLLNFGAYSIPDIGGWLFIAAGFLLIVSVYIEMRRGKRIRPGRLISVFAIISVLLSSCGNTGPVPVQYNKDACEFCKMSISESRFATEWITSKGRVYKYDDMACMLAHTKKHPDMKPGNYYTGNFLKDEELISTETAFFVRHESIKSPMGGGIAAFLLKEQAAEYAQQHHTKVLTWTGLKSILEAE, encoded by the coding sequence ATGAATCAAAATCATACAATATCTAGCCTTTCCAAGACTTTGCTCGTTATCGCCTCCTGTTGTTTGATCGCCTCTTTATTTGTACCCATTTGGAGCATTTCTCTGGACGCACCTCAATATCCCGAAGGTTTGGGGTTACAGATATGGGCAGGCAAACTGGCGGGAGATGTAGAGATCATCAACGGGTTGAACCATTATATTGGTATGAAAAATTTACATAACGACGACTTTGTGGAGTTTACGTTGCTGCCATTCATAATAGTAGTTTATGCGTTATTGTTTTTATGGGCGGCCGTCAACGGAAAAAGAAAACTGCTTTACCTGGCATTGGCAGCATTTATTGTATTTGGAATTGTTGCCATGGTTGATTTCTGGAAATGGGAGTACGATTACGGACACAATCTCGATCCCAATGCAGCCATTAAGGTACCTGGAATGGCGTATCAGCCACCTTTACTGGGATTTAAACAGCTACTTAACTTCGGCGCCTATTCAATTCCGGATATTGGCGGATGGCTTTTTATAGCTGCCGGATTTCTGCTGATAGTTTCTGTTTACATTGAAATGAGACGGGGTAAGCGGATACGCCCAGGCAGGTTGATTTCGGTATTTGCTATAATTTCGGTCTTGTTATCCTCATGCGGGAACACCGGGCCTGTACCTGTTCAATATAATAAAGATGCCTGCGAGTTTTGCAAAATGTCTATCTCTGAAAGCCGCTTTGCTACAGAATGGATCACATCAAAGGGCCGGGTTTATAAATACGATGATATGGCATGCATGCTCGCTCATACCAAAAAGCACCCCGATATGAAACCTGGAAATTATTATACAGGTAACTTTTTGAAAGACGAAGAACTGATTAGTACAGAAACAGCCTTCTTTGTAAGGCATGAGAGCATTAAAAGCCCGATGGGCGGAGGTATTGCTGCTTTTCTTCTTAAAGAGCAAGCTGCCGAGTATGCTCAGCAGCACCATACAAAAGTGCTTACATGGACAGGCCTTAAGAGCATATTAGAAGCTGAATAA
- the ric gene encoding iron-sulfur cluster repair di-iron protein codes for MNINQQTIVGELVAEDYRTASVFKSHGIDFCCNGNRSIQDACEKKHLDPEAVIKELQQVAAAQGDKNVDYQSWPPDLLADYIEKKHHRYVAKRIGDITPFLNKVAKVHGDHHPELLQVEYLFAASASELTEHMKKEEMILFPYVRTVLSGDPGSAPFGTIQNPIGVMMNEHDNEGERFRKIAALTNNYTPPADACNTYRVTLAMLKEFEEDLHLHIHLENNILFPKAIELEAAYAHHA; via the coding sequence ATGAATATCAATCAACAAACCATAGTGGGAGAGTTGGTAGCAGAAGACTACCGGACTGCATCCGTATTTAAAAGTCATGGTATAGACTTCTGCTGTAATGGTAACCGGTCTATACAGGATGCCTGCGAAAAAAAGCATTTGGACCCCGAAGCAGTTATTAAAGAGTTACAACAGGTAGCTGCTGCGCAGGGCGACAAAAATGTCGACTATCAGTCCTGGCCCCCCGATCTGCTGGCAGACTATATAGAAAAAAAGCATCACCGGTATGTAGCTAAAAGAATCGGGGATATCACACCCTTTTTGAACAAGGTAGCCAAGGTTCACGGCGATCATCATCCCGAACTATTGCAGGTGGAATATTTGTTTGCAGCTTCTGCCTCAGAATTGACCGAACATATGAAAAAGGAAGAAATGATCTTATTTCCCTACGTAAGAACGGTACTTTCAGGCGATCCGGGCAGCGCTCCTTTTGGAACCATTCAAAACCCCATCGGCGTAATGATGAACGAGCATGATAACGAAGGGGAACGGTTCAGAAAAATCGCAGCCTTAACTAATAATTACACACCCCCGGCAGATGCCTGCAATACGTATCGTGTAACGCTCGCCATGCTGAAAGAATTTGAGGAGGATCTTCACCTGCATATCCACCTGGAGAACAATATCCTTTTCCCAAAAGCAATTGAACTGGAAGCCGCTTACGCTCATCACGCATAA
- a CDS encoding ABC transporter permease subunit, with product MIKILKYVTLDILKNKVVLFYALLLALFSWSAFSLEDNPVKGVITVLNIVLLTVPLMSVLFPTIYVYNSSEFIELLLSHPVKRSKIWKALFAGLSLSMVMAYWIGVGIPLLVFADWNVAVMMIAAGSLVSVIFVAVAFLSSIITRDKARGIGASIILWLYFAILFDALVLFLFFQFADYPIEKAVVVLSAFSPIDLFRILVLLKLDVSAMLGYTGAIFKYFFGHAGGLVLSFALLLLWIVIPFYWSQKKFKKKDL from the coding sequence ATGATCAAAATATTAAAATATGTGACTTTAGATATTCTAAAAAATAAGGTAGTGCTGTTTTACGCGCTCTTGCTGGCATTGTTTTCCTGGAGCGCTTTCAGCCTGGAAGATAACCCGGTAAAAGGAGTGATCACGGTTTTAAATATTGTTTTACTCACAGTGCCGCTGATGTCGGTATTGTTCCCCACTATTTATGTATACAACAGCAGCGAGTTTATAGAACTGTTACTCAGTCATCCCGTAAAGCGAAGTAAGATATGGAAGGCGTTATTCGCCGGCTTGTCGTTAAGCATGGTGATGGCTTACTGGATAGGAGTAGGCATTCCGCTGCTGGTATTCGCCGATTGGAATGTAGCTGTAATGATGATTGCTGCCGGCTCTTTGGTATCAGTTATTTTTGTAGCTGTTGCATTCTTAAGTAGCATTATTACCAGGGATAAAGCCAGGGGTATCGGTGCTTCTATTATTTTGTGGCTTTATTTCGCTATACTTTTTGATGCATTGGTGCTATTTCTGTTTTTCCAGTTTGCCGACTATCCTATCGAAAAAGCGGTGGTTGTATTGAGCGCATTTAGTCCCATTGATCTCTTCCGTATTCTTGTTCTGCTGAAGTTGGATGTTTCGGCGATGCTGGGTTATACGGGTGCCATTTTTAAATATTTTTTCGGTCATGCAGGAGGACTTGTACTGTCGTTTGCCTTGTTATTATTGTGGATTGTGATACCTTTTTACTGGTCGCAGAAAAAGTTTAAAAAGAAAGATTTGTAA
- a CDS encoding Crp/Fnr family transcriptional regulator, protein MHIDYDILITYGGVARKFEKGSYLFHEDAMPYYFYQVVSGSIKLFSTNSEGKDLTQGIFTDGHSFGEPPLLLGKAYPSTAQACTDSVVIKLRKEHFLSILHDYPDLNQKLIYTFAGRIYKKATAVQTWVQQTPEEKISHFLKTNKCVDAYGTMQQVPYTRQQIADFTGLRVETVIRTLMKMKTKRMVKIVDHKLYY, encoded by the coding sequence ATGCACATAGACTATGATATACTGATCACCTACGGTGGTGTAGCCAGGAAGTTTGAGAAAGGCAGCTATCTTTTTCATGAAGATGCAATGCCCTATTATTTCTATCAGGTAGTATCCGGCTCTATAAAACTGTTTTCCACCAACAGCGAGGGCAAAGATCTGACCCAGGGTATTTTTACAGATGGCCATAGTTTTGGAGAACCTCCTTTACTGCTTGGAAAAGCATATCCCAGTACCGCCCAGGCATGTACAGACAGCGTTGTAATAAAGCTCAGAAAGGAGCACTTTCTAAGCATATTACATGATTACCCTGACTTAAACCAAAAGCTCATATACACTTTTGCGGGGCGCATTTACAAAAAAGCTACTGCAGTCCAGACCTGGGTTCAGCAAACGCCGGAGGAAAAAATCTCCCATTTTTTAAAAACCAATAAATGCGTTGATGCTTACGGGACCATGCAGCAGGTACCATATACCCGGCAGCAAATAGCCGATTTTACGGGGTTACGGGTAGAAACCGTAATACGGACGCTTATGAAAATGAAGACCAAACGCATGGTCAAAATCGTAGATCACAAACTGTACTATTAA
- a CDS encoding group III truncated hemoglobin, protein MNAKNDIQNLEDIQLLVDSFYATVRSNDLLGPIFNERIGDRWAEHLQKMYRFWQTILLEDHTYFGSPFPPHAQLPVDQIHFDTWLQLWHGTIDQYFQGKKADEAKWRGDKMAAMFLYKITYYRDNNATPLV, encoded by the coding sequence ATGAACGCTAAAAACGATATACAAAACCTGGAAGATATACAGTTGTTGGTTGACAGCTTTTACGCTACGGTAAGGAGCAATGACCTCTTAGGTCCGATCTTCAATGAACGCATCGGTGACCGTTGGGCCGAGCACCTGCAGAAAATGTACCGCTTCTGGCAAACTATATTACTGGAGGACCACACTTATTTCGGAAGCCCGTTCCCTCCTCACGCACAACTGCCGGTAGACCAGATACATTTTGATACCTGGCTACAGCTGTGGCATGGCACTATTGACCAATACTTTCAGGGCAAGAAAGCTGATGAAGCTAAATGGCGCGGCGATAAAATGGCAGCGATGTTCTTATATAAAATAACTTATTACCGGGACAACAATGCTACGCCGCTGGTATAA
- a CDS encoding RrF2 family transcriptional regulator, whose amino-acid sequence MFSKTCEYAIRAMIFIAQKSRDGERVGIKDIARGIEAPEYFIAKILQELSRKNLVLSVKGPNGGFYHDAESAQSSLADIVRTIDGDKLFHGCGLGLKECSESHPCPIHHEFKKVRAGIQCMLEKARIGTFTRELESQLTFLKR is encoded by the coding sequence ATGTTTTCGAAAACCTGCGAATATGCTATACGCGCTATGATCTTTATCGCTCAAAAATCAAGGGATGGTGAGCGCGTAGGTATTAAAGATATTGCAAGGGGAATAGAGGCGCCTGAATACTTTATCGCCAAGATCCTGCAGGAGCTTAGCCGGAAGAACCTGGTGCTGTCTGTAAAAGGCCCTAACGGTGGTTTTTACCACGATGCGGAATCGGCACAATCCTCACTGGCTGATATTGTAAGAACTATTGACGGCGATAAACTATTTCATGGTTGTGGCCTGGGATTAAAGGAATGTTCGGAATCGCACCCCTGTCCTATCCACCACGAGTTTAAGAAGGTAAGAGCGGGTATTCAGTGTATGTTAGAGAAAGCACGCATCGGTACATTTACCAGGGAACTTGAGAGCCAGCTCACTTTTTTAAAACGATAG
- a CDS encoding FixH family protein produces MKLFTYSLLAIVLLAVSCTKEIPTPDNKKETDELKLVKTFTNATHSVNLYTENGKIQQGYNKIYLQIKNSDGTAVNNANASWKPLMHMMNMSHACPYSAISKSSGRQSLLEGYIIFQMAGNASEYWELEINYTIGGKDYTAKNTIDVPATDKRNVASFKGSDNVNYIIALVSPSSPKVAVNDMQAMIFRMQDMLNFPVVNNYRIKIDPRMPGMGNHSSPNSVDLTQNTGDKNYYGKLSLTMTGYWRINLQLQNEAGAIVKGEPVTATNESSSIFFEIEF; encoded by the coding sequence ATGAAACTATTTACCTATAGCCTGCTGGCAATAGTACTGCTTGCAGTATCCTGTACCAAAGAAATCCCAACGCCTGATAATAAAAAAGAAACGGATGAACTAAAATTGGTAAAAACCTTTACTAATGCAACACACAGCGTTAACCTGTACACGGAAAACGGGAAAATACAGCAGGGCTATAACAAAATATACCTGCAAATAAAGAATAGCGACGGTACTGCGGTTAATAATGCCAACGCTAGCTGGAAGCCACTGATGCACATGATGAACATGTCACATGCCTGCCCGTATTCTGCTATAAGCAAATCGTCTGGCAGGCAGTCCCTGTTGGAAGGTTATATAATATTCCAAATGGCAGGCAACGCCTCCGAATACTGGGAGCTGGAAATCAATTACACTATAGGCGGAAAGGACTATACGGCTAAAAATACCATAGATGTACCTGCTACAGACAAAAGAAACGTAGCTTCTTTTAAAGGCTCGGATAATGTAAATTACATAATAGCATTGGTATCCCCTTCCAGCCCGAAAGTAGCGGTCAATGATATGCAGGCAATGATTTTCAGGATGCAGGACATGCTAAACTTCCCCGTAGTTAATAATTACAGGATAAAAATCGACCCGCGTATGCCGGGCATGGGCAACCATAGTTCTCCTAACAGCGTTGACCTTACACAGAATACTGGTGATAAAAACTATTATGGCAAATTAAGCCTTACTATGACAGGCTATTGGAGGATCAATCTGCAATTGCAAAATGAAGCAGGTGCCATTGTTAAAGGGGAACCCGTGACAGCCACTAATGAGAGTAGCAGTATCTTTTTTGAAATTGAGTTTTAA
- a CDS encoding CopD family protein, which translates to MSHHFLLIIHLLAATVWVGGHLYLSIGILPTVLRDRNASRLLRFEKSYEPIGMTALVLLVITGLWMTLQFGISWHQWLSFSSPVERITSAKILLLFLTVLLAVSAQTRVIPRLKQNPAKLPEMGLHIVAVTVIGIAMLVLGSFVRYGGI; encoded by the coding sequence ATGAGTCACCATTTTTTACTGATTATACATCTTCTTGCCGCTACTGTATGGGTAGGAGGACATCTTTACCTGTCGATTGGAATATTGCCGACAGTTTTACGAGACAGGAATGCCAGCCGGTTACTCCGATTTGAAAAAAGCTATGAACCGATAGGTATGACCGCATTAGTATTGCTGGTAATAACCGGTTTGTGGATGACGTTACAATTTGGCATTAGCTGGCATCAATGGCTGTCTTTTTCATCACCGGTTGAGCGCATCACATCAGCTAAAATTTTACTGCTTTTTTTAACGGTATTGCTGGCGGTAAGTGCACAAACCAGGGTGATCCCGCGACTTAAACAAAATCCTGCAAAGCTCCCTGAGATGGGGCTGCATATTGTGGCGGTAACTGTTATTGGCATTGCGATGCTGGTGTTAGGCTCCTTTGTGAGATATGGCGGCATTTGA
- the azu gene encoding azurin, which produces MKKIFLFAISGHLLTACNNADTSSTATTGTTVPEVTETRASQPEDPAVAVITLNAGDDMKFDLAEIKVNEGQTVKLTLNHTGKMAKTAMGHNFILLAQGADLAAFATAAINSKETDYLPAGKENDIIAHTRVVGGGESDSIEFTAPAKGHYEFLCSFPGHSAMMKGIFTVE; this is translated from the coding sequence ATGAAAAAAATATTTCTTTTTGCAATTTCCGGACACCTGCTAACGGCTTGCAACAATGCCGACACATCTTCAACCGCCACAACCGGCACAACGGTTCCTGAAGTAACGGAAACACGGGCAAGCCAACCAGAAGACCCTGCTGTTGCTGTCATCACTTTGAACGCCGGAGACGACATGAAGTTTGATCTTGCCGAAATAAAAGTAAACGAAGGACAAACAGTAAAATTAACGCTGAACCATACCGGCAAAATGGCCAAAACGGCGATGGGTCATAATTTTATACTGCTGGCTCAAGGTGCTGACCTGGCCGCTTTTGCAACGGCTGCCATTAATTCAAAAGAAACCGATTATTTACCTGCGGGGAAAGAGAATGACATCATTGCTCATACCCGCGTAGTGGGTGGCGGCGAATCGGATTCGATAGAATTTACGGCCCCCGCCAAAGGCCACTACGAATTTCTATGCTCGTTTCCAGGGCACTCTGCTATGATGAAAGGAATCTTTACTGTTGAATAA
- a CDS encoding group III truncated hemoglobin translates to MKMDISNKEDIELVMVKFYEQVKADPVIGFFFSEVVHVNWPYHMQKMCAFWENALFFTGEYEGNPIATHRYLNRLHTTTPAHFAQWMKLFEAAVDGLFAGPHADKMKQRSKAIAAVMMEKI, encoded by the coding sequence ATGAAAATGGATATTTCCAATAAAGAGGATATAGAACTTGTAATGGTAAAGTTTTATGAGCAGGTAAAAGCTGATCCGGTAATTGGATTCTTTTTTTCTGAAGTAGTTCATGTAAACTGGCCATACCATATGCAAAAAATGTGCGCATTTTGGGAAAACGCTTTATTTTTTACCGGCGAGTACGAAGGTAATCCGATAGCTACGCATCGATATCTTAACAGGCTGCATACTACTACGCCAGCTCATTTTGCTCAGTGGATGAAGCTTTTCGAGGCTGCAGTGGATGGGCTTTTTGCCGGACCCCATGCTGATAAAATGAAGCAACGTTCAAAAGCCATTGCGGCTGTCATGATGGAAAAAATTTAG
- a CDS encoding glycoside hydrolase family 43 protein produces the protein MKRFSLLGIALLLITALNAQTGKTYSNPLDVQFGDPYILRTAGGQYFMYGTGAGAKDGFAAYSSDNLVDWKREGQVYFGNNKNGWGAHSYWAPEVYERNGKYYMFYSAHWKVNPDNEEENFKIGVAVADQPTGPFIDIQDKPIFDPGYPIIDANVLFAANGKTYLYYSRCCYKHPVESDVAKWARKKGWYQEIEESWVYGVELKTDFSGVIGEPVLLLRPPVKMNDPQAGWESLSVTSKEVNRRWTEGSFIFKEGDTYYMMYSANYFGGKNYAVGYATSKSPLGPFKKAANNPVLQKNTAKGGIVTGTGHNSITWSPDGKTMLCVYHGRTSKTGDERVVFIDKMKVSKGILTVEGPTTQKQPAP, from the coding sequence ATGAAACGATTTTCACTGCTTGGCATTGCATTACTTTTAATAACGGCACTAAACGCTCAAACCGGCAAAACCTACAGCAATCCTTTGGATGTACAATTTGGAGACCCCTATATACTGCGCACTGCGGGTGGTCAATATTTTATGTATGGCACCGGAGCTGGAGCGAAAGATGGTTTCGCGGCCTACTCGTCGGACAATCTTGTAGACTGGAAACGTGAAGGGCAGGTTTATTTTGGCAATAATAAAAACGGCTGGGGAGCACACTCTTATTGGGCCCCCGAAGTGTACGAACGAAACGGAAAGTATTACATGTTTTATAGCGCCCACTGGAAAGTAAATCCTGATAACGAGGAAGAGAACTTTAAAATTGGTGTGGCGGTAGCCGATCAGCCAACAGGCCCGTTTATTGACATACAGGATAAACCTATTTTTGATCCCGGCTATCCTATCATTGATGCCAATGTATTATTTGCAGCAAACGGCAAAACCTATCTCTATTATTCAAGATGTTGTTATAAACATCCGGTGGAAAGTGATGTAGCGAAATGGGCGCGTAAAAAAGGATGGTATCAGGAGATTGAAGAAAGCTGGGTATACGGAGTGGAATTGAAAACCGATTTTAGCGGTGTAATTGGCGAACCGGTTTTGTTATTGCGCCCGCCTGTTAAAATGAATGACCCGCAGGCCGGATGGGAAAGCCTTTCTGTAACCTCGAAAGAAGTAAATCGCCGCTGGACAGAAGGCTCTTTTATTTTTAAAGAAGGAGATACCTATTACATGATGTATTCGGCTAATTATTTTGGCGGGAAAAACTATGCAGTAGGCTATGCCACTTCTAAAAGTCCGCTGGGCCCTTTCAAAAAAGCGGCTAACAATCCGGTGTTACAAAAGAATACTGCTAAAGGAGGCATTGTAACCGGTACAGGCCACAACAGCATTACCTGGTCGCCCGATGGGAAGACCATGTTATGCGTATACCACGGCCGTACCAGCAAAACCGGCGATGAAAGGGTTGTCTTTATTGATAAAATGAAAGTTTCGAAAGGCATTCTTACTGTAGAGGGTCCCACTACTCAAAAACAACCGGCCCCTTAG
- a CDS encoding ABC transporter ATP-binding protein yields the protein MIEIKNISKQFGKLMALDRLNLQLNAGESIALIGPNGCGKTTLIKSILGMVLPTRGDIIFNGKSIRNDDLYRNDIGYMPQIGRYPENMTIGQVLKMIKSIRHAAQAQDYDLYNRFELGNMLHKRMRTLSGGTTQKVSAVLAFLFKPRVLILDEPTAGLDPIAAEILKAKIIEARSRGCLILITSHLLSELEDIVSQVVFMQEGKLILHKNVDELKYLTGEDSLARSIVHLLKTEVV from the coding sequence ATGATAGAAATTAAAAACATCAGCAAGCAGTTTGGTAAGCTCATGGCCCTGGACAGGTTAAACCTGCAGTTGAATGCCGGCGAGTCTATCGCATTAATTGGTCCCAATGGTTGTGGTAAAACAACTTTGATCAAGTCCATATTGGGTATGGTGCTGCCAACCAGGGGAGACATCATTTTTAATGGAAAAAGTATCCGAAACGACGATCTTTATAGAAATGATATCGGGTATATGCCCCAGATCGGCCGCTATCCCGAAAATATGACCATCGGGCAGGTACTGAAGATGATCAAAAGCATCCGCCATGCCGCACAGGCACAGGATTACGATTTATACAACCGTTTTGAGCTGGGCAATATGCTCCATAAGCGAATGCGTACGCTGAGTGGCGGGACCACGCAAAAAGTAAGCGCTGTGCTGGCTTTTCTCTTTAAACCCCGGGTGCTTATACTGGACGAACCTACCGCCGGCCTTGACCCTATTGCCGCAGAAATATTAAAAGCGAAAATTATAGAAGCCAGAAGCAGGGGGTGTCTCATACTCATTACCTCGCATTTGCTAAGCGAACTGGAGGATATTGTGAGCCAGGTAGTTTTTATGCAGGAGGGAAAGCTCATACTGCATAAGAATGTGGATGAGTTGAAATATTTGACGGGTGAAGACTCACTTGCCCGCTCCATTGTTCATCTCTTAAAGACGGAGGTGGTATGA
- a CDS encoding nitrous oxide reductase family maturation protein NosD, producing the protein MGRRFHLYSLLCMVLLQMSNVYARTLPVGAGKDFRSIRSALALSRKGDTILISKGLYKEGNIIVDKALCILGEGRPVLDGELKFEILSVKSNDVTIKGLCIRNSGRTAINDPGGIKVYDVDHIVIEDNILLDNYFGIYLQYATHCIIKNNTLKASQEQEYQSGNGIHCWKSDSLQIIGNKIEGHRDGIYFEFVTASVIWRNISKYNLRYGLHFMFSHSNAYITNYFKSNGAGVAVMFTKKVVMINNTFEDNWGDAAYGVLFKELSDCYLSGNHFLRNTTGIFLDGSNRIVAERNVFRANGWGMRMQANCMGNRVTANNFIGNTFDVATNGSLTLNEFKGNYWDKYEGYDLDKDKVGDVPYHPLSLFAVIVEKNPPAMLLYRSFMITLLDKSEKIMPGLTPENFVDNQPCMSPYKL; encoded by the coding sequence ATGGGACGTCGTTTTCATTTATATAGCCTGCTTTGCATGGTACTATTGCAGATGAGCAATGTGTATGCGCGGACACTTCCGGTAGGTGCCGGGAAGGATTTTAGGAGCATCAGATCCGCCCTGGCTTTAAGCAGGAAGGGGGATACCATTTTGATCTCAAAAGGGCTTTATAAAGAAGGAAACATTATAGTGGATAAAGCATTGTGTATTTTAGGAGAAGGCAGACCTGTGCTCGATGGCGAATTGAAATTTGAGATATTGTCTGTTAAAAGCAATGACGTTACCATCAAGGGACTTTGTATCCGTAATTCGGGCAGAACGGCAATAAATGATCCGGGAGGAATAAAAGTGTATGATGTTGATCATATTGTAATAGAGGATAATATTCTGCTTGATAATTATTTTGGGATCTACCTGCAGTATGCCACACATTGCATTATAAAAAACAACACGCTTAAAGCCTCCCAGGAACAGGAGTATCAGTCGGGCAATGGTATACATTGCTGGAAAAGCGACAGCCTCCAGATTATCGGGAACAAAATTGAAGGGCATAGAGATGGCATCTACTTCGAGTTTGTGACAGCTTCTGTGATCTGGAGAAATATTTCGAAGTACAATTTACGTTACGGATTGCATTTTATGTTTTCGCATAGCAATGCCTATATTACCAACTACTTTAAAAGTAACGGAGCCGGTGTGGCAGTAATGTTTACTAAAAAAGTGGTTATGATAAACAACACATTCGAGGATAATTGGGGCGATGCGGCTTATGGTGTTTTATTTAAAGAACTATCTGATTGCTATTTATCGGGCAACCATTTTTTAAGAAATACTACCGGGATCTTCTTGGATGGAAGTAATCGTATCGTAGCCGAGCGCAATGTTTTTCGGGCAAATGGGTGGGGAATGAGAATGCAGGCCAATTGCATGGGCAACCGCGTAACGGCTAATAACTTTATCGGGAACACTTTTGACGTTGCTACCAACGGATCGCTCACGCTCAACGAGTTTAAAGGTAATTATTGGGATAAATATGAAGGCTACGATCTTGATAAAGATAAGGTGGGTGATGTACCCTATCATCCTTTAAGCCTTTTTGCTGTCATCGTTGAAAAGAACCCTCCGGCTATGTTGTTATACCGAAGTTTTATGATCACCCTTTTAGATAAATCCGAAAAAATAATGCCGGGCCTGACTCCGGAGAATTTTGTAGATAACCAGCCATGCATGAGCCCTTATAAATTATGA